The sequence below is a genomic window from Saccopteryx leptura isolate mSacLep1 chromosome 3, mSacLep1_pri_phased_curated, whole genome shotgun sequence.
tccctctctctgactccctctctgtctctgtaaagaaacaacaaaaaaaaacccaccactaCTGTCCTCCTTTCACTTGTATTCCTTTGGAATAGAAAGAAGGTCCACATAGAAACACATGGAGATAGCACATACAAATGGCCTGTTCTGTCCAGAAACACTATTTActctaatatataaattttttactaacaaattaatttttctagATCTTTCCTGTTAGGGACGTAGGTAATTGTCTTCACAGATAATTGACTGACAAGTCCCAGCTAAGAATTTGCAGTTTTTATATTGTCCCATGTGTGGCTCACCCAGCTTATTCTCTCCTTCCATTAATGTAGGTAACTATTAGTTGGCAATTTGTACCTTCTCTTTGACTAAGGTAGTTTAGTGAAGAGAGTCAGGTCAGGAGTTCATCCCTTAACTATCTGCATGACCTTTATCAGTAGTGTGTCTTTTTGGTATTCACTTAACCCTATCTTTaatattgatattatattgtCTTCCCACATTGCATATTGTGCCACAAGTCAGAtgagataatacatataaaatatgtttaagaaGTATGTTTCTATATGTGTTAGTTCAGCTGGAATTGGCATATGGCATCAtgcttagagagaaagagattagtGATTTCTGAACATCTATAAATGTGGTCTATGAATTTCTCTTTCACCTTTAGTTATAGTTATAATCAAATTGTTCTGGTTTCTGTACTGATTATCCTTTGGGGGATTTTTTGCCAAGGCCGACACCAAGAATTGCTGTCTCAGCAGCCAAATTTTATCCTGGCCACCCAATCAGCTCAGGCCTTTCTGGACCAGCATGGCGACGATCTCACACCTGAGGAGCGACAGACGCTGCAGGAAAAGCTAGGAGAGCTCAAGGAACGCTACGCTACTTCCCTGGCCCAGTCTGAGGCAGAGCTGAAGCAGGTGCAGACGCCACGGGGTGAGATGCAGAGGTTTCTGCAGGACCATCAGGAGTTTGAAAACTGGCTGGAACGGTCTGAGAAGGAGCTGGAGAGCATACACCAGGGAGGCAGCAGCCCCAaggcccttccctccctcctcaagCGGCAGGGCAGCTTCTCAGAGGACGTCATTTCCCACAGAGGAGACTTGAGATTTGTGACTATCTCAGGACAGAAAGTGTTGGACACTGAAAACAGCTTTGAGGAAGGCAGAGAACCATCAGCAACTGGAACCTTAGTGAAGGACAAGCTGAAGGATGCAACAGAGAGATACACTGCTCTCCATTCAAAGGTATGGAAGAGGCTCTGGCAGCCTCTGGGTCAACGATCGTGGCAGCCCCCACACTACTGTGGGTGGTTTCTGAGGCTTAGAAACCTCACAACACAGTGAGTGAGCTCATCTGTATATAGACTACAGGCAGAATGTCTTTTTGAGCTgtgcaaaaatgtaaaatgtagagGCCTATGGGCTGATGCCTGATCCTAGCCATACTGGGTATGTCTCACTCTGGTGATGAAGGTGGAGGTGCTCACCTCTTATATCTTGACCAGCAGACACAGCTCCCGAGAGACATAGCACAGGGGAAGCTTGCACCACGTACGcagtctgtgttcctggacagagcatCTAGGGTTAATCCTTATTTTCACTCCTATCGAAGACCTCTGTTTAGCTCCTCAGGTATAGAGTCTAGTGAGTTCTTCTTACTTTTATTGTGCTTTGTACCAATACCTCTTAACCCTTGAAAAGGAATACTTTTGTACCTCTTAATGCCATTTCTGCCTGCAACCTGATGTATATTATTGAATACTTTGGTGGTTTGTCATCCAACTCACTAAATCTTCTCTTGTATGTAATAAAGTTGAGGTGAATAGTAGAATCAAGCAGCAAGGAACTCACTCATAAAAGGTCGTTGCTACCCCTCTATCCATGGAGGCCTCGGTACTACTTCTAACTGTAGTTACGGTGAGTTCCCTGTAACAAAGCCGGGCCTCTCTTTGGACTCGGCCTAGGCAGCTGCTACCTTTTGCCGGGCCTTGCTTAAGcttgctttccctcctctctggcaGTGTACACGATTGGGTACTCACCTGAACATGCTGCTAGGCCATTACCGGCAGTTCCAGAACAGTGCTGACAGCCTGCAGGCCTGGATGCAGGCTTGCCAGGCCAATGTGGGGAAGCTCCTCTCAGATACTGTTGCCTCTGACCCTGGGGTCCTGCAGCAGCAGCTTGCAACAACAAAGGTAAGACAGGACACAGGCTGTGGTTTTGTATGGCTTACAGTAtccaaaagtaaaacaaatactgGTATTTAGGTTAAAAGCTGCTGTTGGGTTGGGATGCCTGGGAGAAGATCCCATTCCTAAACAATTTATTCTAGTATCTACGGCTGTGGATAAGCTGAGACTTACTCTGTAAAGCATCTTAGTAGTCCTGGATTCCTAGAACCAGCTTTGATTACTCACtcacatgtttttcttttgtcctttttcatGGACAAGCAGCAGTTGCAGGAGGAATTGGCTGAGCACCAAGTACCTGTAGAAAAGCTCCAAAAAGCAGCTTGTGACCTCATGGGAATTGAAGGGGAGCCAGCCCCAGACCACAAGCGTGTTCAAGAAACTACAGGTGTGAAGTGGCAACAGGAATAATGTGGTCTTAAATCCTAGTATGTACCTCTGTAATAGATCCCATTGTGTTCTGTAAGTATCTGATCCtagctgggtgctgaggatataaACATGAATAGGTTACCCTCTCATGAACTTGATTCTTCTGTCATTGAAGGGCCTTTGCAGTCTGGCTTCAACCTCTTTTCCCTAGGCTTTCTGCCTTCTATCCACACCCTACATTTTCCTCTCCCAAGTAAATTtcgcatttctttctttctttttttttttttgtattttttctgaagctggaaacggggagagacagtcagacagactcccgcatgcgcccgaccgggatccacccggcacgcccaccagggggcgatgctctgcccctccggggagtcgctctgttgtgaccagagctactctagcgcctggggcagaggccgagaagccatccccagtgcccgggccatccttgctccaatgaagcctcgctgcgggaggggaagagagagagaggaaggagagggggaggggcggagaagcagatgggcgcttctcctgtgtgccctggccgggaatcgaacctgggacttctgcatgccaggccaacactctaccactgagccaaccggccagggccagatttcacatttcttaatTGCTTTACCCCTGAAGTTTTTTCTGTTGCTTAGCTGATAACATTAATTGTTTACCATACATAATGAAATCTTGCTTGTGCTTCAAGATGTGGCCAAGAGGTTGCTTGCTTTGTAAACTCCTGACTTCTGCTGGAAAAGAGGTCTCCTGACCTcccaaaagaaatgagagagaaataatTGTTCTTCTTTCAGGCTTCTCTAGTACTCTTAATCCCAGTGTGAGGCACTCGTGCTTTTGTCTTCACGGTTAGTTGTGATGTGCCTTCCTCTGCCTATGctcttttacatttataaaaagcaGGATTTGACTGTGATTGTCTTTAGTCCTCAGCTTCTATCACAATTTCTGGCACTTAGTAGGTGCCAAATAATAATGCTATGGAATTCGGCTCAACTACTAATGCCCTTTAAGCTTATTCCTTCTATTTGTCTTGATGTCTATTACTATGATAATTAACATGCCatttaaatacattcttttttttttgcatttttctgaagctggaaacggagagacagtcagacagactcccgcatgcgcccaaccgggatccacccggcacgcccaccagggggcgacgctctgcccaccagggggcgatgctctgcccatcctgggcgtcgccatgttgcgaccagagccactctagtgcctgaggcagaggccacagagccatcccctgcgccccggctatctttgctccaatggagccttggctgcgggaggggaagagagagacagagaggaaagcgcggcggaggggtggagaagcaaatgggcgcttctcctgtgtgccctggccgggaatcgaacccgggtcctccgcacgctaggccgacgctctaccactgagccaactggccagggctaaatacattcttttttaaaagcataacacAAAAATAGTCTCCACTCTCTTTTTTCATGGCCTTGACTTTCCAGATTCCATACTTGGCCGTTTCCAAAGCCTGTCCTGTGGCCTGGTCGAACGCTCTGCTCTGCTGCAGAAGGCGATTGCCCAGTCTCAGAGTGTGCGGGAGAGCCCGGACAGCTTGCTGCAGTCCATCCGGGAGGTGGACAAAAAcctggaagagaagcaggtggcatCCCTCTCATTGGGAGTCATCCAAGAAGCCCTTGCCACTAACATGGTGAGACCTCTACCACCAGAGTTTCATATAGGTTATATTTGCCATGTTCCATAATTGTATCACTTTGCAAAAGTAACAGGAGAAGAATTCATTTTTATGAATCTTCTGATGATGAGACTTTGATTGACTAGTCCATATGAAGATATTCCTACCTAATTTCCAAACCATTGTTAAACTTGAAGAACAGTGGTGACAGCATAGTCATTTGGTGGAAGGGGTTCTAGTACTAGGGGGAATGAGACATAGGGAACTCTGAAGGCTTCGTTGCAACTCTAAACCTCCTTGAGGGGGTGAGCATGTAGTTATTACAAGTTTATTAGTCTGTGGCTCGGGTCTCCTAGAATAAGTGAGCCAGGAGCTTGGCAGCCATGTTTTTTTGATGACAGAAATTGAAGCAGGACATTGCTCGGCAGAAGAGCAGCTTGGAGGCCACCCGTGCGATGGTGACCCAGTTCATGGAGAACGCAGACAGCATCACGGCTGCAGTACTGCAGGGCAAGCTGGCGGAGGTGAGCCAGTGCTTTGAACAGCTCTGTCTACAGCAGCAAGAGGAGAGCTCTCTAAAGAAGCTCCTGCCCCAAGCAGAGATGTTTGAACATCTCTCTGACAAGCTGCAGCAATTCATGGAAAACAAAAGTCGTATGCTGGCCTCTGGAAATCAGCCAGATCAAGATATCGCACATTTCTTCCAGCAGATCCAGGTGAGGACGTACCTGCCAAATGACAAGACAAAGGGAAAACAAGGGTGAGGAGGggaccaacatttattgagcgcaTACGTTGTCAGTCAGTGTACTGGAAACTTTACCGTAAAGTTATCTTAGAATTATCACAACCATCCTGCAAACTAGATATTGTTTGTCCATTGTTTTAAAACATACCCTAATTTTTCACTCATAATACATGTTCAGCCCGATCAGAAGGATACTTAGCTCATCATAGTCACTCAGGGATGCAAGTTGATGAAAACTTCATCCTGACACAAGTTTTTATGATTATTGCTTCACTAGGAAGAAAGAATATCATATACATTTTGTTAATTGAAGCAAGCTTTACTTGCCTGCAGCTGACTGATATGTAATCCTGCCAAGTAACTAGAAGGCATGGAAGTAGGAATATTTGGTGAAGAGTATTATCTACCAAACATAGATACATATATCcagcagtggaattgctgggtcataatatATAGCCAGCCAACCTGTGCTCTGGAATGGCTGCCCATTCTGTTTCATTAGCCTTTCTATTCATTTACTATAGTACACTATTATTAATTACCAGAACTTTAAGGTATGTTTTAATATCTGGTATGctctcattcttgttttttttccttcaggatTTTTCATAGCTATAAAAATATGAACTTTATGAATCAACTTTATTctataaaaaaattgatatttttatttgggtCATATTAAATttacctatacatacatacatacatgtatatgtaaatacacatttttatggACACCTTTCCATTTATTCAGTCTGCTTTTGTATGTTGCAGACTGTTTTACTCataaagattttatgtttcttattaGCTCATTCCTGAAATTGTACCTTTTGTGTGGCTATTGTATGAAGTCTTCAcacttgatttttatatgttggtTTTATGTTCTGATACCTTATTTATTGAATTACTTCATTGtttgatttatttgtatttttgattCTCTTGGGTTTTGCAAGTACACTTTCATGTAATGTGAAAATGTAGTTTTATCTCTTTCAATTTTTCTGCCACAAATTGTTTTCTCTTGCCTAACATCTTCAATGCAATGTTAACTAATAGTGGAGAGAGTGTTTGCCTGGTTTTTGGAAGAAGAGGTAGACTGTAGAAGCTTAGAGAGGTGTAATGGCCTAAGATCACAAGCCAGTAAGAGGCAAAACTGCCATTGAATTTCAGGTCTTTTTGATTCCAAAACCTCCATTCTTTTCATTCCCTTATGCTGCCTAGCTTCTTTCATCTTTTAGTGTGTACTTATTTTTCTCCTCCAAGGCAATGCCTTCTCATTCCATAACTAGAATGGGCACAACGGGGTCTGAGGGGGAGctgggccaggggtggggggagaagagggcgGGACTGTCCCTTGTCAGGGGATTTGCTCTGCTTGGCGAGACTCCTGCAGTGCGGCTCCCGTCCTTCGCCCTCCCGGGGGCGGGGCTTTCCCTCCGGCCTGAGGGCCGCGGGGGCGTGGCCTGCTGAGCCGAGCGGCTGGCGCCCGGGCTCTCTCTCCCCGAACCGCGCGGAAGCCCCTCCCCCGGTGCCTCGGCCTCCAATCCCCTCCCTGTCCGCTCGGGTCTCTCCTTTTCCTGCCCCCGCCCCGCTCCCTCTCCGCCCTCCTCCCCTGAGCTCTGCGTCGCTCCTGGGCTTCCAGGGCAGCTGCCCGCCCGGCGCGGCTGAGGCGCGGCTGAGGCGCGGCGGCGCCGGGAGGGCGTGAAGAGCCGCCCGCCAGCCCGGCCCTTCCAGCGAGCCGCGGGCAAACGGCGCCTTTTGTTCCCAGCCAGAAGTTTTCGTGCCGAACCATGACAGCTGCGGGCCGGGAGGTCGGCGGGGCCGGCGGCGCGGGAGGCGGCGAATACAGGCGGCTGCTGGACATGCAGCCCACGGCGCGGCGGCTGCGGCCCGGGGACTGGCGGCGGCGGGGGAGGCGGCAACCACAGCACGCGGGACTCAGCTGCCGGAGGGACAAACTAACTTCCGGAGCGCGGGACCCGAGGCCGGCGCGGCCCGGAGCCACCTGCCAGCCCGCGGTGAGGCAACCCTGGCCCTCGGGGTGCGCAGCGTGGCGCGGGGGAGCGGGCCGCGCTGAGCGAGCCCTTCCGACAGACCCGCGGCGGCTGCTGAGCATCAAGTGTGAAAGCACAGATCCAAGAGCAGAAGGTCAGTGAGAATGTTGGGACAGGGAACTCTAACAGCCGCAGGGAGTGGCAGACAACACATTCGCTTACACTTTAAGAAGCGTGTTCAGTTTTAGTGGAATCCTCACATACTTTGTGTGATCCTGAAAGAGAAAGgtagacatttatttttactatcttTAATGCACTAGTTTACTGTGGCATGTATTGGACTGAACACTTTGACTTAAGTATCCTATTTCAATGTTTTAGCCACAGCTTTAGCTTAAGAGGTTTTTGGTGTTTTAGGGTCagcaaaattttaaacaatgcatttatataattttatgtataaagAAAAGTCTATCTAAATATCGGGAGggtgttaatttttatttcagtgcaTTTTTCTCCCGGTTCAAAGTAAGTTTCCTGTTAGTCACGTAATGATGGCAGTCACTGCtccatttaaaaacttaaatgtatgaAAAGTTTCCGTGGATGGTAGGAACTGTGCTGTACATCTTATGTTTTTGCCTCAAGGTGAAAAAAGTTTCTTCTATTATTAAGCTTAGTATTTGGTTGGGGTGGGGATTGGGgacttgttttttattcttattgtgaATTTTAAAGTGACCGACCCCATGTTatcacttttcattctttttaatcatGTGTACGATAGCTGCTCCAGCGACCCTTGGATGATCGAAAGGCCACTGTAGACATGCTTCAAGCAGAAGGAGGCAGACTAGCCCAGTCAGCTGAACTggctgatagagaaaaaaatcactggacAGTTGCAGAGTCTGGAAAGTAGATGGGCTGGGCTCCTCAGCAAGGCAGCAGCCAGGTAAGGCCAGAGGCGTTTTGAGAATGGGTCAGAGAAGGTTTGTTTTGCCCTATTTTTGACTTGCTATCACTGAGATGCTCTAAAAGCTCCTGGGTGCTTCATACAGTGCTTTGAAAGGTATTTAATGGCTTTTATCTTAAAGAGGGTACAGTCTTACAGATGATCCTCATAACCAGAATATCTCTCAGGTTATGAGTGTCACTCCTCCCTAAATTACTGAGACCTGGAAGACACCTTGGTCTGTTTTTCTGCTGCAGCATAATTGTGATTCCAAACAGACACAAGATTCCTGCCATCCAGCCAGTTAATTTTCTGAGTGTTTGAAACAGatttttccccttcatatttataAACAATGTTTTTGATACTTAGAATTGAAATTTTCACTGATTTTCTTTCAGCTTATTAGAATATTAGATGTTTTTGCATCATAGAGCTAGTCTGTGGTTCTGTTAAATGTGCTTTcaagaaatgcataaatattactttcttcaataaatggcaaAAAGACAGGTAGTATACTTTTCTCCTCCAAGGCAATGCCTTCTCATTCCATAACTAGAAGTTCCCCTAGTGTCACATGGGCTTAATAAGTCACAAGGATGTCTTTACTTTCAGCCTGTACagtccccatttttaaaaataaatgatagctgATCAGAAATCAATATGAGAGTAGTAGAGTTGATTATTGATTATTTCTTATTGTGGACTAATTCAGTTGTCTGCCAATAGCAGACTTCAAATAACTTCCTCCTCAGTCTGTTTACTTTCCCCTGCTCATGGCTTATGTCTTATCTGAGTTACAAAGCAATTCCTTGCCCatattagaaaaaacaaaaataaaagaattcaactTATTTTTACTTCCAAATTGCAcggcttttcttctttctctggccATTTCTATCAGGATTGCCATTAAACTTCCAGTTACCCAGGCCTAAAACCTCAACCCTACTGTTAGTTCCCCTTACCTCCTACCAGCACCCCCAGTTTGTCACATCTACCAGCATGCTAACTTCTGTCCATTTTACGTCTATGGGGTCTTCCAATTCATGTACCTCAGTTCATGACTTGAGTTCTCATTTGGCTTAGTTCACATGAAGTAGCTTCCTAACCAGTCACTTTACTCATCACTCTGCTGCCACTTACCCCAAGGCCTTTGCCTCTTTGCACACTCAAAAACATTAAATGTTGcctgtaaataaaatctaaactatCAATAGTTAACCCAGCATTCAAAACTTTCTACTGTTTGGTCTTAATTTACCTTCTTAGTTTCCCCTATTCCTCTCAgtctttatacagtgtgtccgtaaagtcatggtgcactttggtcacagtaaagcaacaaaagacgagagaaatgtgaaatctgcaccaaataaaaggaaaactctcccagtttcatacctattcagtgcagatcaatgtgggctcacgcacagattttttagggctccttaggtagctatcccatatagcctctacagactcgtcactgacggctggcctaccagaatggggtttcttcaccaaactgccggtttccttcaactgttcatcccaccgagtaatgttattcctatgtggtggcgcttcgttataaacgtgccggtattcacgttgcactttggtcacagattcgaatttagtgcgcaacagaacacactgaactttgtaCCGTCcgcatctccactggcatggccgtggggtgctctgctgtatacacggtattacatcatcatctgcgcgtgcgcacatgctgccacatcatcctacagaaactgggagggatttccttttatttggtgcagatttcacatttctatcgtcttttgttgctttcctgtgaccagtcaaaagtgcaccatgactttacagacacactgtattataggtAAAGAAAATCCTGTTTTGTTCTTCAGTATCTTCTCTCAGTCTCCTATTCGGTCTTTTTGCTGGTAGTGTTGCATCTCCACAAAATACTTTTGCCATCTTCCCTTCTTCTGTGAATTCCCTAAGTACagcggtaccttgagatacaaacagaccaacgtacaaattttttaaagataagagctgtgacttggtccgtatttttgttagAGATCCGAGGGAAATTCCGAGAAACATGTCATGATtcattcgggaagctgccgctagttaacacgttggcacacgggtccagtatcggcagtttgatatatgagttgactgacttttgaactcggttacagaacaaattaaattcgtatctcagggtaccactgtaTAGAATAATCTCACCTTCCTCTTAAATAGCTGTTTATCAGTACCTTGCACTATGGTTTTTATTAGTTTACGTAGTAATTATCTCCTGGGTCTATACTTTCATTAAAGTCATGATTTGTTTCTAATGGACCTATGATTCTTG
It includes:
- the LOC136398122 gene encoding microtubule-actin cross-linking factor 1, isoforms 1/2/3/4/5-like, translated to MASVGSPAGQMERLSGASLEKGDLDTTDGHTGVNHTAEKLDKRCRHQELLSQQPNFILATQSAQAFLDQHGDDLTPEERQTLQEKLGELKERYATSLAQSEAELKQVQTPRGEMQRFLQDHQEFENWLERSEKELESIHQGGSSPKALPSLLKRQGSFSEDVISHRGDLRFVTISGQKVLDTENSFEEGREPSATGTLVKDKLKDATERYTALHSKCTRLGTHLNMLLGHYRQFQNSADSLQAWMQACQANVGKLLSDTVASDPGVLQQQLATTKQLQEELAEHQVPVEKLQKAACDLMGIEGEPAPDHKRVQETTDSILGRFQSLSCGLVERSALLQKAIAQSQSVRESPDSLLQSIREVDKNLEEKQVASLSLGVIQEALATNMKLKQDIARQKSSLEATRAMVTQFMENADSITAAVLQGKLAEVSQCFEQLCLQQQEESSLKKLLPQAEMFEHLSDKLQQFMENKSRMLASGNQPDQDIAHFFQQIQGSCPPGAAEARLRRGGAGRA